A region of Thermobifida halotolerans DNA encodes the following proteins:
- a CDS encoding quinone oxidoreductase family protein, with translation MRAIVVEETGGPEVLRPAEAPDPVPGPGQVVVDLAARGVNFIEIYQRSGVYPVPTPWIPGSEGAGVVSAVGEGVSGVTVGSRVASVAFRGSYAERAVVDADNLVPVPDGVSTDQAAAVLLQGLTAHYLTHSTYPVQSGDTVLVHAAAGGTGQLITQLAKMRGARVIGTVSTEAKERQAREAGADEIVRYTEFDVVEEVRRLTDGEGVPVVYDGVGAATFDASLACLRPRGVLVLFGQSSGVVPPFDPQRLNAAGSVYLTRPSLGHYTRTREELLERSSDVLGLVSTGGLAVHVGGHYPLAEAHRAHTDLASRATTGKLLLV, from the coding sequence ATGCGCGCCATCGTTGTCGAGGAGACCGGCGGCCCCGAGGTCCTGCGTCCCGCCGAGGCGCCCGACCCGGTGCCCGGTCCCGGCCAGGTCGTCGTCGACCTGGCGGCCCGCGGGGTCAACTTCATCGAGATCTACCAGCGCTCCGGCGTCTACCCGGTGCCCACCCCGTGGATTCCCGGCAGCGAGGGCGCGGGCGTCGTCAGCGCCGTCGGTGAGGGCGTCAGCGGGGTGACCGTCGGCTCGCGGGTGGCGTCGGTGGCGTTCCGGGGCTCCTACGCCGAGCGCGCCGTCGTCGACGCCGACAACCTCGTCCCGGTCCCCGACGGCGTCTCCACCGACCAGGCCGCCGCGGTCCTGCTCCAGGGGCTCACCGCCCACTACCTGACCCACTCGACCTATCCCGTGCAGAGCGGCGACACCGTGCTGGTGCACGCGGCGGCCGGTGGGACGGGCCAGCTCATCACCCAGCTCGCCAAGATGCGCGGCGCCCGGGTGATCGGCACGGTGTCCACCGAGGCCAAGGAGCGTCAGGCCCGCGAGGCGGGAGCCGACGAGATCGTCCGCTACACCGAGTTCGACGTGGTCGAGGAGGTCCGGCGGCTGACCGACGGCGAGGGCGTGCCCGTGGTCTACGACGGTGTGGGCGCCGCCACCTTCGACGCGAGCCTGGCCTGCCTGCGTCCCCGCGGGGTGCTCGTGCTGTTCGGGCAGTCCAGCGGCGTCGTCCCGCCGTTCGACCCGCAGCGGTTGAACGCGGCCGGATCGGTCTACCTGACCCGGCCGTCCCTGGGCCACTACACCAGGACCCGGGAGGAGTTGCTGGAACGCTCCTCCGACGTGCTCGGTCTGGTCTCGACCGGCGGGCTCGCCGTGCACGTGGGCGGGCACTACCCGCTGGCCGAGGCGCACCGCGCGCACACCGACCTCGCCTCCCGGGCGACCACTGGCAAGCTGCTGCTGGTCTAG
- a CDS encoding serine/threonine-protein kinase: MTPNGHERARPLRTGDPTELGGYRIVGRLGRGGMGTVYLGRSAEGRTVAIKLIHPDLSDDTAFRRRFAREVAAARRVARFSTAAVIDARLDGDPLFIVSEYVAGPNLAEAVKTGGPMHGGTLESLAMGVAAALTAIHGAGVVHRDLKPANVLLSSVGPKVIDFGIARAMDDDSAVTRSSQLMGTPAYLAPELIAGEPPATPSDIFSWGCLVAYAGTGRAPFDGPTVPAVLHQIISEPPNLSGLDPAMRELVESALGKFPDNRPTAQELLNRLIGQEAPSPDAVHETVARSWTPPSVARPAPESTPSGPNPAAHAVAAPPAGTPPTGQPAAAAPPPGQLPGPPGTPPTGQPAAAPPVPGGTGTAAHVPGTPPGGQRRPGDNALPESPAPWGGPGQDTPRLRRRRRLHPGKAVGAGATALALVAAAVLGGVWLFGGPGVPQGIQIYADDFTTRDGWDDRDFDPENTFYRWGYHQGGYALSADGDSQPATGYPAPVDDLPEQVRISATARVLSGPAYGTFGLYCFRNDDGDDNTTAYTASVRVDGTEAEIRRDGGPQGSTHLERVTGDPLPGFAGTPGDAEEPAVNTLDFTCELDAETDTIGLNLWINGEHVLEAVDGNPLPHDGEGAPQTGITAARGVGGGGDIVVVFDDFAVYRLGDGETGDPEG; encoded by the coding sequence GTGACGCCAAACGGGCACGAGCGCGCCAGGCCCCTCCGCACCGGCGACCCGACCGAACTGGGTGGGTACCGCATCGTCGGCCGTCTGGGGCGGGGCGGCATGGGAACGGTCTACCTCGGCAGGAGCGCGGAGGGACGCACTGTCGCGATCAAGCTGATCCACCCCGACCTCAGCGACGACACCGCGTTCCGGCGGCGCTTCGCACGCGAGGTGGCGGCGGCCCGGCGGGTCGCCCGGTTCTCCACCGCCGCGGTGATCGACGCGCGGCTGGACGGCGACCCGCTGTTCATCGTCTCCGAGTACGTCGCGGGCCCCAACCTGGCCGAGGCGGTCAAGACCGGTGGTCCCATGCACGGCGGCACCCTGGAGAGCCTGGCCATGGGGGTGGCCGCGGCACTCACCGCGATCCACGGCGCGGGCGTGGTCCACCGCGACCTCAAACCCGCCAACGTCCTGCTGTCCTCGGTGGGACCGAAGGTGATCGACTTCGGCATCGCCCGGGCGATGGACGACGACAGCGCCGTCACCCGCTCCAGCCAGCTCATGGGCACCCCCGCCTACCTCGCTCCCGAACTCATCGCGGGGGAGCCTCCGGCGACGCCGTCCGACATCTTCTCCTGGGGCTGCCTGGTCGCCTACGCCGGAACCGGGCGGGCGCCCTTCGACGGGCCCACCGTTCCGGCGGTGCTGCACCAGATCATCTCCGAGCCGCCCAACCTGTCGGGGCTCGACCCGGCCATGCGGGAACTGGTCGAGAGCGCCCTGGGCAAGTTCCCCGACAACCGTCCCACCGCCCAGGAGCTGCTCAACCGGCTGATCGGGCAGGAGGCGCCGAGCCCGGACGCCGTCCACGAGACCGTGGCGCGCTCCTGGACCCCGCCGTCGGTCGCGCGCCCCGCCCCCGAGAGCACGCCTTCGGGGCCGAACCCGGCCGCGCACGCCGTCGCCGCCCCGCCCGCGGGCACTCCCCCGACCGGACAGCCCGCCGCCGCCGCGCCTCCGCCCGGTCAGCTCCCCGGTCCCCCGGGCACTCCCCCGACCGGGCAGCCCGCCGCCGCGCCTCCGGTCCCGGGCGGGACCGGAACAGCCGCACACGTTCCCGGCACACCACCCGGGGGGCAGCGGCGTCCGGGCGACAACGCCCTTCCCGAGTCCCCGGCCCCCTGGGGCGGCCCCGGGCAGGACACTCCTCGGCTCCGCCGCCGCAGGAGGCTCCACCCGGGAAAGGCGGTGGGCGCGGGCGCGACGGCGCTCGCCCTGGTGGCCGCGGCGGTCCTCGGCGGCGTGTGGCTGTTCGGCGGCCCGGGCGTCCCCCAGGGCATCCAGATCTACGCCGACGACTTCACCACGCGCGACGGCTGGGACGACCGCGACTTCGACCCCGAGAACACCTTCTACCGGTGGGGCTACCACCAGGGCGGCTACGCGCTCAGCGCCGACGGGGACTCCCAGCCCGCCACCGGCTACCCGGCGCCCGTCGACGACCTGCCCGAGCAGGTGCGGATCAGCGCCACCGCCCGGGTGCTGTCCGGACCGGCCTACGGGACGTTCGGGCTGTACTGCTTCCGCAACGACGACGGCGACGACAACACCACCGCCTACACCGCCAGCGTGCGGGTGGACGGCACCGAGGCGGAGATCCGGCGCGACGGGGGACCGCAGGGCTCCACCCACCTGGAGCGCGTCACCGGAGACCCCCTCCCCGGGTTCGCCGGAACCCCCGGGGACGCGGAGGAACCGGCCGTCAACACGCTCGACTTCACCTGCGAACTGGACGCCGAGACCGACACGATCGGCCTCAACCTGTGGATCAACGGCGAACACGTGCTGGAGGCTGTCGACGGCAACCCGCTGCCCCACGACGGCGAGGGCGCCCCGCAGACCGGCATCACTGCGGCCCGGGGCGTCGGAGGGGGCGGCGACATCGTGGTGGTTTTCGACGACTTCGCGGTGTACCGACTGGGTGACGGAGAAACCGGGGACCCGGAAGGGTAA